The DNA window GATTCAGACTGTAAGTTTTGAGAAGACTACCTTCAATGAACTGCCTTATAAGTTTGAAGCTGGTACTCCCGATTATGTCGGAACAACAGCATTAGCAGTATCTCTTGATTATATATCAAAGATTGGAATTGAGGAGATTGCAGCTTACGAGCATGAGCTTACTACTTATGCCATGAATCGCCTTAAAACAATCGAAGGTATGAGAATATTTGGCGAGGCCGATCAGAAGGGTAGTGTAATCTCCTTCCTTGTTGGAGACATTCACCACTTCGATATGGGCACATTGCTCGATCGTCTTGGTATTGCTGTTCGTACCGGTCACCATTGCGCTCAACCGCTTATGCAGACTTTGGGCATCGAAGGAACCGTTCGTGCTTCTTTCGGTTTGTATAATACTAAGGAGGAGGTAGATGCTTTGGTAGCAGGAATTGAACGTGTAAGGAAGATGTTTTAGTAAACACATATAAAAAAAACAAAAGGGTTGTTCTGTTGGACAACCCTTTTGTTTTTTTATGTCTATCTATAGATGGTATTTTATAATAGTTTTATAAAGACCTATTTAGGTTAAATCCTAGGCTCAGTTTTGTTAAGTAAATTTCTATTCATTTGCTTGCAAATCTCGAGAAAATTAGCGAGTATTGCATATAAGTTATGCATACAATGATTTTATATTAAATCTTTGATTATTTCTAATATATTAAAAGTCAATGATGTGTGCATCTTTTAAGTATCAAATTCTTAACTTTTTAATACTGCCAACGGTTAATCAATACTCTTATGTCCAAATATTCTCTCTTTATCTTATTATGTCTTTTTATTTGTTCTGATCTGTTGGCTGCAGCCAAAACAGATGATGATAAATTACTTTTAAAATTGGATAATATGATCCAGAACCGTGAGGTTTATCAACGAAAAGTAGAAAAGGAAATAGCGGACATTCGCCGGACGCTGATTTATGCGGAAGATGATAGACTTAGGTTTAATATATTAGGAAATCTGTTCACTAAATATCGTTCATTCCGAATTGATACGGCTATGATTATAGCGAAGGAACGACTGCAACTGGCGGAAACTCTGAATGATAAAAAGCTTATTAATCAAGGGCTGATGAATATTGCAGATGTGATGAATAAGATGGGGAAACAAGAAAATGCGTTGATTACGCTTGGCAAGGTGGAGCGGACAGAAGATGTAAAGAGAGATACTTATTTCTATTATTTGTACCAGACTATTTATTTATCTTGCTATAAAGATGCCATAAATGACTCAGACAAACAATTTGCCTGGCAGCAGATAAAAGCTTATAAAGATACCTTAATTGCTATTAGTGAAACACATTCTTCCAGTTATATTACTAATAAGTGTGGACGTTTAAGTATGTCCGGAAAGTGGGATGAGGCTATTCGGTTGCTGGAGGATTATTATGGGCAAAGCAGAGTAGATAATTCGGATAAGGCCAGAATGGAATATCTTCTGGCAGAATTGTATCTTGGAAAGAAGGACACTTTGCAGGCAAAGCATTATCTCATTCTGGCCTCAATGACTGATATTGCCAATGCCAAGAAAGTATATATGTCTTTGCAGCATCTGGCGATACTTCTTTTCTGGGAAGGAGACATCGTAAGGGCTTACAATTATATCTCATGTTCTTTGGAAGATGTGAATTTCGGGAAAGCGCGCTATCGCGTTATTGATATTGCAGGGTATCTCCCCATTATACAGGGAGCCAATGATGCTCGTATCAAGGCTGATGAAAACCGCGCACTTTTTTTCCTATTGATTCTCTTGATATTAACAATCATCCTGATTATCGCTTTCTTCTTTATCCGTAAGAAGAATACCAAAATGCTGAAGGTGAAGCAGTCGTTGGCCGAACAGAATCTGCGCTTGCAGGAGATGTCTGAAAATCTGACCAGAATGAATGAGCAAATTCAGGAATCAAATCATATCAAGGAAGAATATATTGGATTGTTGTTCAATATCTGTTCCGAGAACATTTATAAGCAGGAGAGTAACCGTAAGGCATTACTGAAGATTGCAAATACGGGCTCTATGAGCGATATTTCAAAGACACTCTGCAGGCAATCTTCTACATCCGAGGATTTTAAGCTTTTCATGAAAAAGTTTGATACCATATTCCTCTCCATCTTTCCTAATTTCGTTGAGTCGTTTAATACTTTGTTGAGAGAGGAAGAGCAAGTGCATGTGAAAGAAGGTGAGTTGCTGACTCCTGAGCTACGCATATATGCTCTCATACGTTTGGGTATAAACGACAATTCCAAGATTGCCACCTTCCTTCATTATTCACTTCAAACGGTTTATAACTACCAGATGAAAATGCGGAATAAAGCTATTATTCCAGGTAATAATTTAACAATTCAGGTGCAAAAACTGTAGTTTTACACTTACTTTCATTTTACTTTTTCTCTTTAATATTTATTTGTTAATACGCTGATAAATAGTAAATTAATATTTATCAGTGTATTAATTTACTTACTTTTTTGCTTCGTGTAGTTGTTCTGCAATACCATTTAAAATAAATTTGTTTCTCATAGTGAGACTCACACAAAACCTTTGTGACACTTATATAATAATCTAATTAATAACCATTATGAAAAACAAGAAAAATCCGAGAACTATTGAAAGTAGGTGGCGGTATGTTTGTATACTGTTTGCTTTGATTTTCAGTGTAAGCGCTGCTGCACAGAAAACGGCTGTGAAAGGTGTTATCATTGATAAGGATAATCAGCCTATTATTGGAGCTAATATTTTGGAGAAAGGAACAGTTAACAGAACTATCAGTGATGTGAACGGTAACTTTAATCTCTCAGTCAAAAATCCTAAGACTACTTTACTTATTACATATATAGGTTATAAGAATTTAGAAATCCCCGCTTCCGCCAACATGAAAATCGTGATGACAGAAAATAGCGAGATGCTTGAAGATGTGGTTGTCATTGGATATGGCAGCGTGAAGAAATCGGATGCAACGGGTTCTGTAACTGCCATTAAACCGGATGATTTTAATAAAGGGTTGCGCACTACTGCTCAGGATGCCTTGGTAGGTAAAGTACCGGGAGTAAACGTAGTATCCAGTTCTGGTGCTCCAGGCACGGGTGCCACAATCCGTATCAGAAGTGGTGCCTCACTTTCTGCCTCTAATGATCCGTTAATTGTTATTGATGGTGTACCAGTAGATAACTCTACAATCGAAGGCGGTGGCAATGTGATTGGTGGTATTAACCCGAATGATATAGAAACCTTTACAGTGTTGAAGGATGCCTCGGCTACGGCTATTTACGGTTCTCGAGCTTCAAATGGTGTGATTGTTATCACTACGAAGAAAGGTGCTGATAGCAATTTACGCTTTAATTATTCAACGAACCTTTCGGTAAGTACTGTCACAGAAACGCTTGATATTCTTTCTGCCGATGAATTCCGCAAGTTTGTTCCCACTATCTCCGGAGTACCTAGTTCTGTGACCTTAGGTACTGCAACAACAGATTGGCAGAATGAAATCTACAGAACTGCTTTCGGGCAAGAACACAACTTCTCTGTTTCAGGTAAGGTTAAACAAAATGCTCCTTATCGTCTTTCGGTTGGATATACCAATCAGAACGGTATTATACGCACCAATAACTATGAGAGATATACATTTAACGGAGGTGTTTCGCCCAAGTTCTTTGATAAACATCTCACTGCCGACCTGAACCTGAAAGTGTCTTATGAGGATAATAAGAAAGTCGATGAAAGTGTAGTAAATAATGCACTTCGTTTTGATCCTACACGTTCTGTTAAGACTGAAACTACTACTGCAGCTACCGATCCGGGTTTGGGATATTTTATCTGGATGAACGGTAAATCTCCTATGGCTATTCAAACTGATAATCCCGTAGCGCAACTTGATTTACTGGATATCTGCAACAAGGTAACACGTTCTATCGGTAATGCATCCTTCAATTATAAGGTGCACCACTTGGAAGACTTGCAGCTGAATATGAACTTAGGGTATGATGTACTGACCAGTAAATATTCGAAGAAAGTGCCTGATCTCGCCGGAATGATGTACACCTCTAATATGAAAGACGGTACAGGACTTGTCTATGATTCTAAACAGAACAAACGGAATTACCTATTGGATTTATACGCTAACTATTCGCATATCTTCAATGAGAAACATAATTTTAGTGCCATGGGTGGATACGGCTGGCAGCATTTTTGGAAGAAGTACGATACTACTACTTTATCTCCGGAAGGAAAAGAGTTGTTCTCTCCCAGTCATTATGAATCGGAATATTATTTACTATCGTTTTACGGCCGTCTTAACTATTCGTATGATAACCGCTACATGGTCACTGCTACCTTACGTTCGGACGCTTCATCCCGTTTTGCAAAAGGTAATCGTTGGGGATTGTTCCCTTCGGTGGCATTAGGTTGGAAAATCAGTCAGGAAGCTTTTCTGAAAGATTCGCGTATTCTATCTGATTTGAAGTTACGTTTGAGCTATGGCCAGACAGGACAGCAAGATATTCTGAACGACTATCCTTATATGACCACTTTTACGGTATCCTATCCTGAATCCAGCTATCAGTTTGGAGATAAATGGTATAAAACATACCGTCCAAATGGTTACGACTCTGATATCAAGTGGGAAACTACCGATACTTATAATATCGGATTGGATTATGGCTTCTTCAATAATCGCATTTATGGTTCTGTGGACTATTATCAGCGCCATACCAAAGACTTGCTGAATACGATTCCTGTAATATCAGGAACTAACTACTCGTCTGTAATTACCACCAACATCGGTGAGATGGATAATAATGGATTTGAGTTTTCCATCAATACAGTGCCGGTACACACGAAAAACTTGAACTGGACAGTAGGCATGAACTATACCTGGAACGATTCAAAGATCACAAAACTGAATGTAGTGGATTCGAATGCTAATTTTGTACAGACCGGAGCTATTTCGGGTACCGGTAAAACAGTACAAGTGTTTATGGTAGGAGAGCGCCCTTATACTTTCTATCTGGCAAAGCAGGCTTATGATGACAATGGAAAGCCGATTGAAGGTAAATATGTGCAGCCGGATGGTTCAATATCGGCAACTGAAACAAAGTATGCCACAAAAAAGAGTGCATTGCCGAAATCCTATTTGGGATTAAATACTCAGCTGAGCTATAAAAACTGGGATTTTGCAGTTAGTGGACACGGAGCTTTCGGGAATTATGTCTATAACTATATAGCAGCCGACCAATATGTGCAGTCTGTTTACAGCGATCAAGGAAATTTCTCGAATATCCTGAGCAGTACAAAATCCACAGGTTTTCAGAATCAACAGCTTTATTCGGACTACTTTCTGGAAAAAGGAAACTTCTTTCGGATTGATAATATCTCATTGGGCTATACCTTCAAGAAATTGTTGAACCAATCAAGCTCTTTACGGTTGACTCTCGGCGTTCAGAATGTAGCTACCTTTACCAGCTATTCGGGCATTGATCCGGAAATCTATAGCGGTATCGACAAGAATATATATCCTCGTCCACGAGTATTCTCATTAAGTGCTAATTTAAATTTCTAATGGATTAAAAAAACTATGCGATATGAAAAAGATAATTGTCTATTCATTCATTATATTTTTCCTGGGTACGTTTCTGACTTCGTGCTTGAGTGATCTCAATACTATGCCGTTGGATAATAACCAGTTAGTAAACAACCAGGTTTATAAGACTAAAGATGGCTATACAGGTGTCCTGGCGAAGTGTTATTCATCCCTGATTCTGACAGGTCAACAAGGTGGCGATGGTGGTGATGGTGATTTGGAAGGTGCCAATGAAGGATATTCCGGTTATGTACGCTTGTTGTTCTACCTACAGGAATTGAATACTGATAATTTCCTTATGCCTTCTTCTTCTAACGGTCTGCGTAAGTGCCTGAATCTACAATGGGATGCCTCCAACGCTTCGGTTATTAACTGGACTTACCAGAGACTTTATATGAGCATTGCTTACTGTGACGAACTGTTGCGTGAATGTACAGAAGAAAAGCTAAAAGATAGAGGGCTTTGGGAAGAAATGAAGGACGAATACATCAGTTACAGAGCTGAATCACGATTTATACGTGCATACTGCTATTCCATGCTTTGCGATTTGTTTGGTTCTGTGCCGTATGTTGACGAACATACCGGTGTAAAGGAAATCCCTGTTCAGAATACCCGTAAGCAAATATTTGAATATGCGGTTAACGAGTTGTTGGCTATTGAAAACGATCTGAAAGCTCCAGGAGAAAATGAATACGGACGGATTGACCGTGTAGCCGACTGGTTTTTGTTGGCCCGCATGTATTTGAATGCAGAATCGTGGATTAATGTGAATAAATATCAAGATGCATATACGTATGCAAAGAAAGTGCTTACTGACGGACACTATCCGTTGGCCTCAGATTACCGTGAAATCTTCCTTGCCGATAACAAAACCTGCAAGGAGATCATTTGGAGATTGGTGCAGGATGGATTGCAAGCCCAAAGTTCAGCTGGAACAAATTTCTATGTGAAAGCTTTTGTAAATGGGCCTATGAATGAGTTGTACAATACAGGAGTTGGTTCCAGAGGTTGGGGTAATGTTCGTGCGAAGATGAAGTTGGTAAACGCTTTTGATGCAGACGATCTGCTATTTGATGTCAAAGATCCGTGGGGTAACGGAAAGAAAGATAAACGTGCCCAGTTTATGACTGCCCTTCCTAATCAAGTGAAAGAAACATGGGATTCGAAATTGAACATGACTAGCACCTTTACTTGCGGCTATGGTTATATTAAATGGAGAAATGTGACCAAAGACAATCAACTGTGTGCTTCCGGAGATGCTTATACCTCAATTGATTTCCCGTTGTTCCGTTCTGCCGATGCTTATCTGATGGCTGCCGAAGCTATCTTGCGGGGTGCAAATGCTACAAAAACTGAAGCATTAGGCTATGTCAATGAAGTTCGGTCAAGAGCTTATATGTCCGGTAAATATGCAAAAAGTGGAGTTCGTTCTGATGTTTCAGGAGAAATCAGTCTTAATGCTCTCTCTTTAGATTTTATTCTAAGTGAACGTCAAAAAGAACTGGCATCTGAACTGAGCAGACGTACCGACCTTATCCGTTTCGGTAAATACACAAAAGGTAATAATTGGGAATGGAAGAATGGTGTCCGTTTAGGAGAAGATGTGGATGACAGGTATAAGCTGTTTCCAATTCCTGAAAGTGAATTGAGCAACAATCCGACATTGAAACAGAATGACGGTTATTAACAATAGATTATAAATAGAATGAGACTGAAACAATTACTAATATGTAGCGTGATTTGGATGTACTGTGTTCCTCTAGGGGCACAGACATCTAAAGAAGAAATATTTTCTACCATTGAGAAAACGGGTGGAGTTTATTTGGCTTATCCACTTGATTTTGCTCAACAGACACCGGTTCCGAAAGGATATAAGCCTTTTTACGTAAGTCACTATGGACGCCATGGTTCCCGCTACCTGATTGCTGACCGTGATTATCAATGGTTGATCGACCTTTTTGGAGAAGCACATCGTGAGAGTGCACTTTCTGATCTGGGAGAAGATGCTTACCAGCGTTTGCTGAAAGTATGGGAAGAAGCTGAAGGCCATGGTGGTGATCTGACTCCTTTAGGAGTTAGGCAACAGCATGGAATAGCAGAAAGAATGTATGCTGCATTTCCTGAGGCTTTTAAGGGCAATCAATCTATTTCTGCCCGTTCTACCGTTGCGTTGCGTTGTGCGATGAGTATGGTGTCTTTTGGTAACCGTTTGAAAGAACTGAATCCCAACCTGCGAATTTCTTATGAATCCAGTCTCAAGTATATGAATTATCTGAATTACCACACGGATGAATCCAATCGCTTTACTTCATCTACTAATGGCCCGTGGGTTGAGGAATATAGAAAGTTTGAGGAAGTTCATGTAAATCCCGACCGGTTGATCACTTCTTTATTTAAAGACAAACGTTTCATTCTGAAGAAAGTGAACCCGAAGGAGGTGATGTGGGGCATGTACTGGGTAGCCAGTGATATGCAAAATACAGAAACAAAATTCTCATTCTATGATTTGTTTCAACCGCAGGAATTGTTTGATTTGTGGCAATGCGTAAACTACCGTTTCTATGTGGGCAATGCGAATCATGCGTATGGAAAAGGAATTGTTGTAGCTAATGCAAAATCGTTATTGAAGAATATTCTGGATAGTGCCGATGAGGCTGTCCAGAAAGGAGGCATAGCAGCTACTCTACGTTTCGGACATGATGGCAATGTGATACCTCTTGTGGCCTTGATGCAGATAGAGAATTGTAATGTTGCTATAGACGATCCTTACGAATTGTATAAAGTATGGAGTGACTTTAAGGTGGTTCCTATGGCTGCTAATGTGCAGATTGTATTCTTCCGCAATGTAAAAGGAAGTGCGGACGATATTCTTGTTAAGATTCTGCATAATGAGCACGAAGTACATATTCCGGTTCAGACGAACATGTTTCCTTTCTATAAATGGAATGATGTGGAGGACTTCTACCGGAACTTATTGAAATAAAGAATAGTTTTTAAAGTTAACAATATTGAGACTATTAATTGGGAAGTGTACCGATGTGATATCGGTACACTTTTTCTGCTAATATAATGTTAATACATTCTTATTTATTCTATTTACGTAAGTGAACCAAATTAATAAGCAAGAACAAAGTATCTTACATATACTTCTTTTTCCATTGTTCATACTGCTTGTAAAGGCTTGCCGGTGCTTTGTTATACCAACTATATCCATTGCGTCTTTCGTGCCCTACTTCTGCCAATGTTTTAAGTGGCACACCGTTGCGGTCACAAAACAGAGGCTTTCCCTGCTCTAAGTCATAATCGCGAGCCCATATTGGTTCGGCTTTTTCGTCATTTACCACACGTGTATCCCACTTGCCGTTTTCGTTAGTGAAACGTTCTACCCGGATACCAGTCAGTTTATGATTTTCGAACCATTTCATTGCTCCGTTAATGGCAGCTTTAATCCGTTTGTCGGGATTGGGAAGTTCCATCAAAAGGCGCACTAACGAAGCGCTTTCTGCCGAACAATAAGATGCCAATTCGTATGCACGGGCAGAAGTGGGCTTTAAAGTCTTGTAATCGTGCTGCTGGCACCATACAGTTGGTTCGCCGTTTACAATAATTTGCGTGTTGAGTATACATTCTATTCCTTTATCAAAAGCTTCTGTTAAACGAGCTTTCATTGCATTATCCACCAATGAATCAAACGGTGCCATACCGTCTCTCAGGTTGCGGATAACCATTAAAGTCTGCACCATTGCGTTGTCGTTATAAGTAATCTGTACCTGGTATCCATGATTCTCAGGCCAGAATTGTGGCCAGCCTCCATTATCGTACTGTCCACTAAGCATAAACTCCACACCTTGCAAGAAGGCTTTCTTATAGCGCTCTTCCGGAGACTGTTTGTAAAGTCTGGCCAGATAAGTCATTTCCAGAATAGTTGCGTCGTTGTCGGTTGTAGAGTCATTGCGTTTCTTCTTGTCGCTTAACACAACATCCAGTTCGTCGCCAAGCGGACGATGAATAGCAATATTCTTAGGCCAGCCACCCGTTTCACGTTGAAATGCTAATACGTTATCAGCAATTCGTTTTGCTTCTTCTGTCTTGAAGAAGGCATCCGGGCTTTCCCTTACAATTCTTTTCCACTCTCTTGATGAGTATTCGTAATCTTTTGGGTTGAGTTGTTGCTGTGCAAATACAGACACTGCCATTGTCATAATTAGGATGAAACAAATAAAATGTTTTTTCATGGTTTTATTAAATTAATGTATTTCTACCTGTTGATAGTTATTTTATTACTATTTTCTTTGTTACCGTTTTGTCGTTCAGCTTCTTTACGATGTAAATACCGGGAGCAAGAGTTGAGATGTCAGTACTGCTGACCTTTGAGCGAACTTTTATTCCGGAAACGTTATAGATATCGCTTGCGGTCGAAGCGTCGTCGGTCTGAAGGTTGTTGATACCAGTCGCTTCACTCGATACATAGAAATTGAAGTTACGTGTCAGCGAACCTACATTGTCATCATCAGTTGCCTTTACCTTAATGTTCAGGAACCCTGTGAACGATGTTGCCGGGGTGAATGTACAGATTCCTTCGTTGCTATCGTAGGACATATCCGAACTTCCGGTAATTTCGAATGAAGGATTGTTGTCGTAGCCTGCAAAATATTCTTTCAGGTTTATGCTTATGCCTTTATTAATTGTGAAGTGAGGTTCCGCAAGCCAGTTAAGATAATCTTCCAGAACGGTGTAACCATCTTTGTCCGGGTCGGCATTATTATCTGCTTCTGCAGAATTTAGTCCTTTCGCCTTCTCCCACCAATCCGGCATACCGTCATTGTCGGAGTCGAAATCGCTTTCTCTGTGTGCTTCATAGATATTGATACCGTTGAAGCCTTCGCATTTGTCATCCTCTTCAGAATCGATAAGACCTTTCTTTCCCGATATGCTACCTACGGTTGTGGTGATGCCTTTAAGAGTTTCGTTCACCATACGTATGTCGTGGTTGTTGAGCATTGGCATGTTGCAGCCTACGTCGGACAACACATTTTTGTAAGCAGCTTCAGCTGTCTCAATGGTGGTGTATGATTCAAAGAATGGTTTGTCTTGGAATACAGTCCAGTTCAACACCTGTCCGTTTGATAGCGTATATCTATAAGTATCATCGAGTTTGTCCTGAGTCTTGCTTCCGTCAAGATTTTCGCGGATGTTTCCGTTCACGTAATAACTTTGTGAACCGGTACCGGTACCTTCAAGGTTTGCGGTGAGCAGTTGTAATATCTTTGAAGATGGTCCCATTTTGTAGTAGTTGCTTACAAAGTTTCCCTCGTGAGTTCCACCGTCTGTAGTACGTCCGCACCAATTGTAGCACACGTTATTGAATACGTCATGGTGACCGGCATAAGCCCCGCTACCGTCCAGGCCGCCGGAGAGACTCCAGTTTCTGCCTTCGTTGTGAGCCATCAGGTTGTGATGATATGACCCAGTGTCTCCACCGATTGTAGCTGCATAACCATGTGCTGTACCTGAAGGGTAGTTAGGATGGTTGGCAACGTTCAGTGCTTCTGATATCATTGTGCGCTGCAATGTAACGTTCTTTGCATTACGACTACTGAAAGCTTCGTCTATAGTCCAGCTTATAGAACAATGGTCCATGATAGCGTGGTTGTTTCCGGCCATACCCAGTCCGTCGCATCCAGTCTCAGATGTTGCAGCATCATGACCGAGAAACATGTGCAGGAAACGGGTGATGCCTTCAGATGCCATGCCGAAGGGGCACGAGCGGAACATGATTCCGTTACCAGGAGCGGTTTGTCCTGCAATTGTTACATAGGGATCGCTACAAGCTAAGCGGCTTTTTAACTGGATCACTCCGCCAACATCGAACACGATGGTACGCGGTCCGCTTACTTTACTAATTCCATAACGGAAAGTACCAGGTTGTGGTGCTAACGCATCGTCATCAAGCGATGTTACATGATACACCGTGCCGCCTCTTCCTCCGGTGGCATATCGGCCATAGCCCTCTGCACCAGGGAATGCAAGATGTCGTGGACGGAATGACCATGTCTCACCTTTATATGTATTTCCAGTTGCGTCTTCCTCATCTACTCGCCAATAGTACGTGTTCAGTGAATATGCATCTTTCATTACATAGAATGTATCTGTTTGGATAGCAATTTCACTCATAGCGCCTTCGGATGTTCCCATATAGAGATGGTGTTTCACCGCTGTTACTGCTGGCGACCACTTCAGCGTGCAGCTGCCGTTGTCGGCATCGGTATGCATATCTAGATTGTCCGGGGTTGGATTCAATGCCGTTGTTAGAGGGTTCGGTTCGTCCAGGATGATGGCATTGACAAACACTGTGGTTGTGAAATATTGAGCGGTGTAGTTCACCGTCGGATCAGGAACAGTGCGGTAAGATATAACCACATCCTTGCCGGCTTCTGCGTTGAACGTAACATACGACTGCCCACTAGCTGAAGGTTTCTGTGCTCTGTTAGTTTGTAGTGCTCCAGATACCATTTTCACATTGTCCACATATACGTCTACTGGCGGAGCTGTGAATCCATCGGTATTGTTGTGGTATGCAAGAATGGAATGTTTGCCTGCCGTGAGGCCGCTGATTGTGATGGTGAGTTCAGCCGAACCCGATTGCAACTGCGGTGTGTTGTTGTCAACAAAGTCGTATACGGCTATACCGTCTCCTATCAGTTTCGAGTATTTGCCCACTCCATCTTTCCACCAGTTGCCTTTCAATATTTTGCCCGCCGAATTAGGACCGTTGGCAACAATGATTTTTAATCCGCTTGTTTCGTCTAATACCAAAGTGTCTTTTAATCCAGTGGTTATGGCCCAGGGAGTGAAGCCGCTTTCGGTAACTTGTTCCGGCTGTCTGCCTGGCAGATTGAAGTCAATCTTTTGTGCAGAGGCATTAAAGGCAAAAGCCAATGTGAAGTACAATGGAAGTAATCTTTTTTTCATATCTTTTTTGTTAAGGTTATTTCTTACATAAACGAAATAAAATGAAATATGAATTGATCTCAAATGTTGTTGTGAGAAACCATATCATCTTTCATTTTTTTTATTATAAGTTTCGTTACGATACAAAATAAGTTGTTTCTTAAACTTAAGAAGTTCATTATTTGGCGTTTTTTTAGTATTTTTTGGTAGGGGAGAACATTTTGTTCTATAAAACTCTATCTTTGTTCCACATAAATTAGAAATTATGCTATTACCATATCTCAATAAAGACCTTATAGAAGCTGGATGTGATGAGGCCGGACGCGGTTGCCTTGCAGGTTCAGTCTTTGCCGCTGCCGTAATTCTTCCTCACAATTTTAAGAACGAACTACTGAATGACTCCAAACAGCTCACGGAAAAGCAACGATATGCCCTTCGGGAAGTGGTTGAAAAGGAAGCAGTGGCATGGGCAGTGGGTATTGTTACACCCGAAGAAATTGATAAAATCAATATTCTTAATGCCTCAATCCTAGCTATGCACCGTGCAGTAGATCAGCTGAAAGTTACTCCCGAGCATCTTCTTATTGACGGGAACCGATTCAAAAAGTATAAAGAAATACCTCACACCACAGTTGTGAAAGGTGATGGTAAATACCTGTCGATAGCAGCGGCATCCATTCTGGCAAAAACCTATAGGGATGATTATATGAACCGTCTGCATGAAGAATTCCCTGTATATGACTGGGATCACAACAAAGGCTATC is part of the uncultured Bacteroides sp. genome and encodes:
- a CDS encoding histidine-type phosphatase, with protein sequence MRLKQLLICSVIWMYCVPLGAQTSKEEIFSTIEKTGGVYLAYPLDFAQQTPVPKGYKPFYVSHYGRHGSRYLIADRDYQWLIDLFGEAHRESALSDLGEDAYQRLLKVWEEAEGHGGDLTPLGVRQQHGIAERMYAAFPEAFKGNQSISARSTVALRCAMSMVSFGNRLKELNPNLRISYESSLKYMNYLNYHTDESNRFTSSTNGPWVEEYRKFEEVHVNPDRLITSLFKDKRFILKKVNPKEVMWGMYWVASDMQNTETKFSFYDLFQPQELFDLWQCVNYRFYVGNANHAYGKGIVVANAKSLLKNILDSADEAVQKGGIAATLRFGHDGNVIPLVALMQIENCNVAIDDPYELYKVWSDFKVVPMAANVQIVFFRNVKGSADDILVKILHNEHEVHIPVQTNMFPFYKWNDVEDFYRNLLK
- a CDS encoding RagB/SusD family nutrient uptake outer membrane protein; the protein is MKKIIVYSFIIFFLGTFLTSCLSDLNTMPLDNNQLVNNQVYKTKDGYTGVLAKCYSSLILTGQQGGDGGDGDLEGANEGYSGYVRLLFYLQELNTDNFLMPSSSNGLRKCLNLQWDASNASVINWTYQRLYMSIAYCDELLRECTEEKLKDRGLWEEMKDEYISYRAESRFIRAYCYSMLCDLFGSVPYVDEHTGVKEIPVQNTRKQIFEYAVNELLAIENDLKAPGENEYGRIDRVADWFLLARMYLNAESWINVNKYQDAYTYAKKVLTDGHYPLASDYREIFLADNKTCKEIIWRLVQDGLQAQSSAGTNFYVKAFVNGPMNELYNTGVGSRGWGNVRAKMKLVNAFDADDLLFDVKDPWGNGKKDKRAQFMTALPNQVKETWDSKLNMTSTFTCGYGYIKWRNVTKDNQLCASGDAYTSIDFPLFRSADAYLMAAEAILRGANATKTEALGYVNEVRSRAYMSGKYAKSGVRSDVSGEISLNALSLDFILSERQKELASELSRRTDLIRFGKYTKGNNWEWKNGVRLGEDVDDRYKLFPIPESELSNNPTLKQNDGY
- a CDS encoding TonB-dependent receptor, with the translated sequence MKNKKNPRTIESRWRYVCILFALIFSVSAAAQKTAVKGVIIDKDNQPIIGANILEKGTVNRTISDVNGNFNLSVKNPKTTLLITYIGYKNLEIPASANMKIVMTENSEMLEDVVVIGYGSVKKSDATGSVTAIKPDDFNKGLRTTAQDALVGKVPGVNVVSSSGAPGTGATIRIRSGASLSASNDPLIVIDGVPVDNSTIEGGGNVIGGINPNDIETFTVLKDASATAIYGSRASNGVIVITTKKGADSNLRFNYSTNLSVSTVTETLDILSADEFRKFVPTISGVPSSVTLGTATTDWQNEIYRTAFGQEHNFSVSGKVKQNAPYRLSVGYTNQNGIIRTNNYERYTFNGGVSPKFFDKHLTADLNLKVSYEDNKKVDESVVNNALRFDPTRSVKTETTTAATDPGLGYFIWMNGKSPMAIQTDNPVAQLDLLDICNKVTRSIGNASFNYKVHHLEDLQLNMNLGYDVLTSKYSKKVPDLAGMMYTSNMKDGTGLVYDSKQNKRNYLLDLYANYSHIFNEKHNFSAMGGYGWQHFWKKYDTTTLSPEGKELFSPSHYESEYYLLSFYGRLNYSYDNRYMVTATLRSDASSRFAKGNRWGLFPSVALGWKISQEAFLKDSRILSDLKLRLSYGQTGQQDILNDYPYMTTFTVSYPESSYQFGDKWYKTYRPNGYDSDIKWETTDTYNIGLDYGFFNNRIYGSVDYYQRHTKDLLNTIPVISGTNYSSVITTNIGEMDNNGFEFSINTVPVHTKNLNWTVGMNYTWNDSKITKLNVVDSNANFVQTGAISGTGKTVQVFMVGERPYTFYLAKQAYDDNGKPIEGKYVQPDGSISATETKYATKKSALPKSYLGLNTQLSYKNWDFAVSGHGAFGNYVYNYIAADQYVQSVYSDQGNFSNILSSTKSTGFQNQQLYSDYFLEKGNFFRIDNISLGYTFKKLLNQSSSLRLTLGVQNVATFTSYSGIDPEIYSGIDKNIYPRPRVFSLSANLNF
- a CDS encoding DUF6377 domain-containing protein produces the protein MSKYSLFILLCLFICSDLLAAAKTDDDKLLLKLDNMIQNREVYQRKVEKEIADIRRTLIYAEDDRLRFNILGNLFTKYRSFRIDTAMIIAKERLQLAETLNDKKLINQGLMNIADVMNKMGKQENALITLGKVERTEDVKRDTYFYYLYQTIYLSCYKDAINDSDKQFAWQQIKAYKDTLIAISETHSSSYITNKCGRLSMSGKWDEAIRLLEDYYGQSRVDNSDKARMEYLLAELYLGKKDTLQAKHYLILASMTDIANAKKVYMSLQHLAILLFWEGDIVRAYNYISCSLEDVNFGKARYRVIDIAGYLPIIQGANDARIKADENRALFFLLILLILTIILIIAFFFIRKKNTKMLKVKQSLAEQNLRLQEMSENLTRMNEQIQESNHIKEEYIGLLFNICSENIYKQESNRKALLKIANTGSMSDISKTLCRQSSTSEDFKLFMKKFDTIFLSIFPNFVESFNTLLREEEQVHVKEGELLTPELRIYALIRLGINDNSKIATFLHYSLQTVYNYQMKMRNKAIIPGNNLTIQVQKL